A genomic stretch from Empedobacter stercoris includes:
- a CDS encoding ABC-F family ATP-binding cassette domain-containing protein, whose amino-acid sequence MLLVQNLGVYFAGRYLFENVSFRINKGNRVGLVGKNGAGKSTLLKILAKSQQASEGEVVYEGDVTIGYLSQDIDFVQGRTVWQEADSAFEQLVEIQNRIDFVNKELAERTDYESDEYGKLIEDISHLTERFGLLGGYTKDAEIEQILIGLGFKSSDFHRSTEEFSGGWRMRIELAKLLLQKHDVMLLDEPTNHLDIDSIIWLENFLKSFAGAVVLVSHDKMFLDNVTNRTIEISLGKIYDFNKPYSQYLVLREEMREMQLAAQKNQAKKIEETEKLIEKFRYKATKASMAQSLIKKLDKIDRIEIENDDVTKMNIRFVDAVQPGKIIFELDDVGVAFGDHQVFDHVSFYVNRGEKVAFVGQNGQGKTTLSRAIINEQPYTGRIKHGHNVEIGYFAQNQAHVLNDKLTVLEEAENSATEETRKHVRDYLGAFMFGGEAVEKKVSVLSGGERNRLALCKLLLRPFNVLIMDEPTNHLDIVSKELLKKALQKYSGTLILVSHDREFLEGLVDKVFDFRNGQVKEYLSGIDDYLAQIKAGNFREVEKGNSLAAPKEEKPIEVKIEQAKRVLSFEEEKEQKRLKNKLSRIETEISDLETKIADLENKLHAGSQTQQELDKYANLKNDLDKKMLEWEEISEQIF is encoded by the coding sequence ATGTTATTAGTACAAAATTTAGGAGTTTATTTTGCGGGTAGATATTTATTCGAAAACGTTTCGTTCCGCATCAACAAAGGAAATCGTGTTGGTTTAGTAGGTAAAAATGGGGCTGGAAAATCGACGTTACTTAAAATTTTAGCCAAAAGTCAACAGGCTTCAGAAGGAGAAGTTGTCTACGAAGGAGACGTAACAATCGGGTATTTATCGCAAGATATTGATTTTGTACAAGGAAGAACTGTTTGGCAAGAAGCTGATTCTGCTTTCGAACAATTGGTTGAAATACAGAATCGTATTGATTTTGTCAACAAAGAATTAGCCGAAAGAACAGATTACGAATCGGATGAATACGGAAAGTTAATCGAAGATATTTCGCATTTAACAGAACGTTTTGGGCTTTTAGGTGGTTACACAAAAGACGCTGAAATTGAACAAATTTTAATTGGTTTAGGTTTCAAAAGTTCAGATTTTCATCGCTCAACAGAAGAGTTTTCTGGTGGATGGAGAATGCGCATTGAATTAGCAAAGCTATTGTTGCAAAAACATGATGTGATGCTTTTAGATGAGCCTACAAACCACTTGGATATCGATTCGATTATCTGGTTAGAAAACTTTTTAAAATCGTTTGCAGGCGCTGTTGTATTAGTATCTCACGATAAAATGTTTTTAGATAACGTAACCAACCGAACTATTGAAATTTCATTAGGTAAAATTTACGATTTTAATAAACCGTACTCTCAATATTTGGTGTTGCGTGAAGAAATGCGCGAAATGCAATTAGCAGCGCAGAAAAATCAAGCAAAAAAAATAGAAGAAACCGAAAAGTTAATTGAAAAGTTCCGTTATAAAGCTACAAAAGCTTCGATGGCACAATCGTTAATTAAAAAATTAGATAAAATAGATCGCATCGAAATTGAAAATGATGATGTAACCAAAATGAATATCCGATTTGTGGATGCAGTTCAACCAGGTAAAATTATTTTCGAATTAGATGATGTTGGTGTTGCGTTTGGAGATCATCAAGTTTTTGATCATGTATCATTTTATGTTAATCGTGGTGAAAAAGTAGCTTTTGTAGGACAAAACGGTCAAGGGAAAACAACTTTATCTCGTGCAATTATCAATGAACAACCTTATACAGGAAGAATTAAACATGGTCATAATGTTGAGATTGGTTATTTTGCTCAAAATCAAGCACATGTTCTAAATGATAAATTAACCGTTTTAGAAGAGGCAGAAAATTCTGCAACAGAAGAAACACGTAAACATGTTCGCGATTATTTAGGAGCTTTTATGTTTGGAGGCGAAGCGGTAGAGAAAAAAGTTTCGGTACTTTCGGGAGGCGAGCGAAATCGTTTGGCTTTATGTAAATTATTGTTGCGTCCATTTAATGTTTTAATCATGGATGAGCCGACGAATCACTTGGATATAGTATCGAAAGAATTATTGAAAAAAGCTTTACAAAAATATTCTGGAACATTGATTTTGGTTTCTCACGACCGCGAATTTTTAGAAGGGTTAGTAGACAAAGTGTTTGATTTCCGTAATGGTCAAGTCAAAGAATATCTTTCTGGAATTGATGATTATTTAGCGCAAATTAAAGCGGGTAATTTCCGTGAAGTCGAGAAAGGAAATTCTTTAGCTGCACCAAAAGAAGAAAAGCCAATTGAGGTTAAAATAGAGCAAGCTAAACGTGTTTTATCGTTTGAAGAAGAGAAGGAGCAGAAACGCCTAAAAAATAAATTGTCTCGTATAGAAACAGAGATATCAGATTTGGAAACGAAGATTGCGGATTTAGAAAATAAATTACACGCAGGTTCTCAAACCCAACAAGAATTGGATAAATATGCAAATTTGAAAAATGATTTAGATAAGAAAATGTTAGAATGGGAAGAAATATCTGAGCAAATTTTCTAA
- a CDS encoding NAD(P)/FAD-dependent oxidoreductase yields MNKVEYIIVGQGVAGSCMAMKLLQENKSFVVIDNHFHKASAIAAGIFNPVVLKRFSIVWNATNQINRLREVFGQFEELLNEKYIYNFPVYRVFNDEQEKKTWLKKATTHPDLVDYLATDTEQLNDFSAINNPIGSGEVLHTGRVDLTNLLNDFKNYLIEQNQYIDEEFDFESLIMHDNHTNYKKIEANKIIFAEGYNVLNNPYFKNLPVIGVKGEVLKIETKATLPEAVVKGKEFLMPLENNQYFVGATYDRDHVNYENTAEAKQYLVDGVQNFFKEDFEVVEQHASIRPTVVDRRPIIGAHPIYQQLICLNGMGTRGTMLAPVMVDELYDFLENNQTIDKEADIKRFYDRF; encoded by the coding sequence TTGAACAAAGTAGAGTATATTATCGTAGGACAAGGTGTTGCAGGAAGTTGTATGGCGATGAAATTATTGCAAGAAAATAAATCTTTTGTAGTGATTGACAATCATTTTCATAAAGCATCGGCAATTGCAGCAGGAATATTCAATCCGGTTGTGCTAAAACGTTTTTCAATTGTTTGGAATGCGACAAATCAAATTAATCGTTTGCGCGAAGTTTTTGGTCAGTTTGAAGAATTATTGAACGAAAAATACATCTACAATTTTCCAGTTTATCGTGTTTTTAATGATGAACAAGAGAAAAAAACATGGCTAAAAAAAGCAACGACTCATCCAGATTTAGTTGATTATTTAGCGACAGACACAGAGCAATTGAATGATTTTTCAGCAATCAATAACCCTATAGGTTCGGGAGAAGTTTTGCACACTGGTCGAGTTGATTTGACTAATCTTTTGAATGATTTCAAAAATTATTTGATTGAACAAAATCAATATATTGATGAGGAATTTGACTTTGAATCCTTGATTATGCACGATAATCACACGAACTATAAAAAAATTGAAGCAAATAAGATTATTTTTGCCGAAGGTTACAATGTTTTAAATAATCCATATTTCAAAAATCTACCCGTTATTGGTGTGAAAGGAGAAGTGTTGAAAATAGAAACAAAAGCCACATTGCCTGAAGCTGTAGTAAAAGGAAAAGAATTTTTGATGCCTTTAGAAAATAATCAATATTTTGTTGGTGCAACTTACGATCGTGATCATGTCAATTACGAAAATACAGCAGAAGCCAAACAATATTTGGTGGATGGGGTTCAGAATTTTTTCAAGGAAGATTTTGAAGTTGTGGAACAGCACGCATCCATCCGACCAACAGTAGTCGATCGTCGCCCAATTATTGGTGCGCATCCAATATATCAGCAATTGATTTGTTTAAATGGAATGGGAACGCGTGGAACGATGCTGGCGCCAGTCATGGTCGATGAATTGTATGATTTTTTAGAGAACAATCAAACTATCGATAAAGAAGCCGATATTAAACGTTTTTATGATCGATTTTAA
- a CDS encoding endonuclease/exonuclease/phosphatase family protein — MINQVELKPNEKPLNLLVYNVLQDNTKYQNLVQLIKKRNPDIVFLLETNNEWMNQIREATNDYEYKIEVPLDNTYGLLFYSKLPIKNQEINYLISTEIPSIIVDIEYNNQIVRLYGLHPTPPVPQENEESTERDAEILMIGKQAKEYGKACIVFGDLNDVAWSRTTRLFLKTSQLLDPRRGRGMFNTFHAHHWFLRWPLDHYFLSSQFRLIEMIREDNIGSDHFPIGLKVVLRSDDDSGEMKLDQEEKIEVEEKIGDGIEKGDAN; from the coding sequence ATGATCAATCAAGTTGAATTAAAACCGAATGAAAAACCTTTAAATTTATTAGTCTACAATGTTTTGCAAGACAATACAAAATACCAGAATTTAGTTCAATTAATCAAAAAACGAAATCCCGATATTGTGTTTCTTCTGGAAACGAATAATGAATGGATGAATCAAATACGTGAAGCTACAAATGATTATGAGTATAAGATAGAAGTTCCTTTAGACAATACTTATGGTTTATTATTCTACTCGAAATTACCCATTAAAAACCAAGAGATTAATTATTTAATTAGCACTGAAATCCCTTCAATTATTGTTGACATCGAGTATAATAATCAGATTGTACGTTTGTATGGTTTGCATCCTACACCACCTGTTCCACAAGAAAATGAAGAAAGTACTGAAAGAGATGCTGAAATTTTAATGATCGGAAAACAAGCCAAAGAATACGGAAAAGCATGTATCGTATTTGGTGATTTAAATGATGTTGCGTGGAGTAGAACAACCCGCCTGTTTTTGAAGACATCTCAACTTTTAGATCCTCGAAGAGGTCGTGGAATGTTCAATACTTTTCATGCGCATCATTGGTTTTTACGTTGGCCTTTAGATCACTATTTCTTGAGCTCTCAATTTCGATTAATTGAAATGATTAGAGAAGATAATATTGGTTCAGATCATTTCCCAATTGGCTTAAAAGTCGTTTTAAGAAGTGATGATGATTCAGGAGAAATGAAGTTAGATCAAGAAGAAAAAATAGAAGTTGAAGAAAAAATAGGAGATGGAATTGAAAAAGGTGATGCGAATTAA
- the porN gene encoding type IX secretion system ring subunit PorN/GldN produces MKYLLFGLMSFFSTLTMAQNVLNAVSPEQLRKDRENRTRVDEAGDTVSTAQDPMKYGFIEDKDVLWSKVVWEVIDLNERLNQPYYRSGDELVQNSKSLYDVLVDGVRTKKIKEVYDDEYFQTKMSFDQIMARNEKKDTQQYYYDMIAAGENPDEAAIFNYKVKSDDIKMVKTKGLWYIDRRLGELKYRLLGLAIMGPDAQSLGTEFADGTYVDLFWIWYPDARNVLVNATVFNPSNSNSAITYDEMLNARRFSSVIYKAQTMYGTKMIEDYIPNDSKGQLEEHHKIRNSIIQAEADMWNY; encoded by the coding sequence ATGAAATATCTTTTGTTTGGTTTAATGAGTTTTTTCTCAACCCTTACAATGGCGCAAAATGTTCTTAATGCTGTTTCACCAGAACAGTTGAGAAAAGACCGCGAAAATAGAACAAGAGTTGATGAAGCTGGAGATACTGTAAGTACGGCACAAGATCCAATGAAATATGGCTTTATCGAGGATAAAGATGTCTTATGGTCGAAAGTTGTATGGGAAGTCATTGATTTGAACGAGCGTCTAAATCAACCTTATTATAGATCTGGTGATGAATTAGTACAGAATTCAAAATCATTGTATGATGTTTTAGTTGACGGAGTTCGTACTAAAAAAATTAAAGAAGTATACGATGATGAGTACTTTCAGACTAAAATGAGTTTTGATCAAATCATGGCTCGTAACGAAAAGAAAGATACTCAACAGTATTACTATGATATGATTGCAGCAGGTGAAAATCCTGACGAAGCAGCTATTTTCAATTACAAAGTAAAATCTGATGATATTAAAATGGTGAAAACGAAAGGTCTTTGGTACATTGATCGTCGTTTAGGAGAATTAAAATATCGTTTGTTAGGATTAGCGATCATGGGACCAGATGCACAATCTTTGGGAACTGAATTTGCAGACGGAACGTATGTCGATTTATTTTGGATTTGGTATCCAGATGCACGTAATGTTTTGGTAAATGCAACTGTTTTCAATCCAAGCAACTCTAATTCCGCGATTACTTATGATGAGATGTTAAATGCAAGACGATTTAGTTCTGTTATTTACAAAGCGCAAACCATGTATGGAACGAAGATGATTGAGGATTATATTCCAAATGATTCGAAGGGACAATTAGAAGAACATCATAAAATTAGAAATTCTATTATTCAGGCAGAAGCCGATATGTGGAATTATTAA
- the porM gene encoding type IX secretion system motor protein PorM/GldM, producing the protein MAGGRLTGRQKMINLMYLVFIAMMALNVDREVLRSFETINTSLESTTTLTKTNNDTFYDQIDLKVKDDSTYAKTQAQAAEVKRQTNEFVAYIDGLKKELKGSDYVSGSEETDYNALSNTEPVVSLFFKGKGGDSGNEKAKEFTGKVDAFRNFLMTFAKQSPDAKNAEARINEFFGTKSKTKKQTWVEEKFNDQPMIASLTNLSKMQMDARTEEGNLVRALLSGKLEEKIELDAFQGLFLSPGVVKVGDEAVLNVVLGAYDNSIKGSVSTSVGNAEVVDGKASIKLNTGSVGMHQLTGSITYVSNGQTKKVDIAPSTYQVVAQTLDKKAAEIIEKDPTGGSIVADNLRVVYRGVSNPISATINGANGPVSLNASSGSVSGAGANKWNYTPGGGSEVIFTATTKASSGKTLSVRETFRIKPVPPARGVILGKTSPAIPDNGIAAQTIRVDWPDFLFPISGEVTSFNVRVPGQATVRVTGSKMSGAAGAISKAKKGDIIGVFDIKYRTNSGQTGEASSIAIQVQ; encoded by the coding sequence ATGGCAGGAGGTAGACTAACCGGACGTCAGAAGATGATTAACCTGATGTATCTCGTGTTCATTGCAATGATGGCTTTGAACGTGGATCGTGAGGTTTTGAGATCGTTCGAAACGATAAATACTTCTTTAGAGTCAACAACGACTTTAACGAAAACAAATAACGATACCTTCTATGATCAAATTGATCTAAAAGTGAAGGATGATTCAACGTACGCAAAAACTCAAGCTCAAGCTGCTGAGGTAAAAAGACAAACAAATGAGTTTGTAGCTTACATTGATGGTTTGAAAAAAGAATTAAAAGGGTCTGATTATGTCTCAGGATCAGAAGAAACTGATTATAATGCTTTATCAAACACGGAACCAGTTGTATCTCTATTTTTTAAAGGAAAAGGAGGTGATTCTGGAAATGAGAAAGCCAAAGAATTCACAGGAAAAGTTGACGCATTCAGAAATTTTTTAATGACTTTTGCAAAACAAAGTCCAGATGCTAAAAATGCTGAAGCTCGTATCAACGAATTTTTTGGAACGAAATCAAAAACTAAAAAACAAACTTGGGTAGAGGAAAAGTTTAATGATCAACCAATGATTGCATCGTTAACAAATTTATCTAAGATGCAAATGGATGCTCGCACAGAAGAAGGTAACTTGGTAAGAGCATTATTATCTGGTAAATTAGAGGAGAAAATTGAATTGGATGCGTTCCAAGGTTTATTCTTATCTCCAGGAGTTGTTAAAGTTGGGGACGAAGCTGTTCTTAATGTTGTCTTAGGAGCTTATGATAATTCGATTAAAGGTTCTGTTTCTACAAGTGTTGGAAACGCAGAAGTAGTAGATGGTAAAGCATCAATCAAATTAAATACAGGATCTGTAGGTATGCATCAATTAACTGGTAGCATTACTTATGTATCGAATGGGCAAACTAAAAAGGTTGATATCGCACCTTCAACATATCAAGTTGTTGCGCAAACTTTAGATAAAAAAGCTGCTGAAATCATTGAGAAAGATCCAACAGGAGGTTCTATTGTTGCCGATAATTTACGTGTTGTTTACCGTGGAGTATCCAACCCAATCTCTGCAACAATTAATGGAGCAAATGGACCAGTAAGCTTAAATGCTTCATCAGGTTCTGTTTCTGGAGCAGGAGCTAACAAATGGAATTACACGCCAGGTGGAGGAAGTGAAGTAATATTTACTGCTACAACGAAAGCAAGTTCAGGTAAAACATTATCTGTTCGTGAAACGTTCCGTATCAAACCAGTTCCACCAGCACGTGGTGTTATTTTAGGAAAAACGAGTCCAGCTATTCCAGATAATGGAATTGCAGCACAAACAATTCGTGTAGACTGGCCAGATTTCTTATTCCCAATTTCAGGAGAAGTAACATCATTTAATGTTCGTGTACCAGGTCAAGCTACAGTACGTGTTACAGGAAGTAAAATGTCAGGAGCCGCAGGTGCAATTTCGAAAGCGAAAAAAGGAGATATAATTGGTGTATTCGATATTAAATATCGTACTAATTCTGGTCAAACAGGAGAAGCATCATCAATTGCAATTCAAGTACAATAA
- the porL gene encoding type IX secretion system motor protein PorL/GldL — protein MALQASKQERLTNFLYNFFAAVVIIGALCKITHTNLGPISANLILTIGLVAEAFVFFYSAFFDKPQGSYEWEKAYPELLSGEPVERKTAAVATAGNNLTAELDKVLADAKLDKEVFERLRGSLDKFGSAVNELNTTTTAVASTEQYSNEIAKASNNISQLNAVYAEQILNSQKQVELNKQFIEEMQKSSGSSEQFLKEMQELSANINALNKVYGGMLSAMKNN, from the coding sequence ATGGCATTACAAGCTTCAAAACAAGAACGTCTTACAAATTTTTTGTATAATTTCTTTGCCGCAGTAGTAATTATCGGGGCATTATGTAAAATTACTCATACAAATTTAGGGCCAATTTCAGCCAATTTAATCTTAACCATTGGATTAGTAGCTGAAGCATTCGTTTTCTTTTATTCAGCATTTTTTGATAAACCTCAAGGTAGCTATGAATGGGAAAAAGCGTATCCAGAATTATTAAGTGGTGAGCCAGTAGAAAGAAAGACAGCTGCAGTTGCAACAGCAGGAAACAACTTAACAGCTGAATTAGATAAAGTTTTAGCTGATGCTAAATTAGACAAAGAAGTGTTTGAAAGATTACGTGGATCATTAGATAAATTTGGATCTGCAGTAAACGAATTAAATACAACGACAACAGCTGTAGCTTCTACAGAACAATACAGCAACGAAATTGCAAAAGCATCTAATAACATTAGCCAATTGAATGCAGTCTATGCTGAGCAAATTTTAAATAGCCAAAAACAAGTAGAATTAAATAAACAATTTATCGAAGAGATGCAAAAATCTTCAGGTAGTTCAGAGCAATTCTTAAAAGAAATGCAAGAGCTTTCTGCGAATATTAATGCATTGAACAAAGTATATGGAGGTATGCTTTCTGCAATGAAAAATAACTAA
- the porK gene encoding T9SS ring complex lipoprotein PorK/GldK, with protein MNRILVSALLLSLSLSSCKMLKNRGSSDRNDGQIVSKTSSAWTPVRPKGMVPIPSGSFVLGQTDYDFTKTNDAPVKTVTVTGFFMDDTEITNSEYQIFVNYVKDSIARTALADKAESLGFDPMNPSTDNDGIGAYAYVSGSEDGEGTPYDEYLKNSNTGRDGHSLDAKKINWKQRLEWDKYKYPDVDYAEVMEGLYYPPEERMNGERRIDTRKLNYSYVTVDQAAAAKKRGTFRVDFRKEFSLNIYPDTTVWVRDFNYSYNDPMHQDYFWHKAYADYPVVGINWNQATAFCDFRTRYHNTALNNKKKRGSQVKVISYRLPTEIEWEYAAKGGYENAPYPWGGPYLVDDRGCYLANFKPKRGDYLEINDGKKTGYMYTAPIKTFKANGYGLYDMAGNVAEWTSSPYNRSSYTMSSTLNPSITMSGEVNRSVRGGSWKDVGYLLMTSSRDWEHKDSARSFIGFRTVQSFPEGSKVNYRKTK; from the coding sequence ATGAATAGAATTTTGGTAAGTGCATTGTTGCTATCTCTTTCTTTATCATCATGTAAAATGTTGAAGAACAGAGGGAGTAGTGATAGAAATGATGGACAGATAGTTTCGAAAACCTCTTCAGCCTGGACGCCAGTTCGTCCAAAAGGGATGGTTCCGATTCCGAGTGGATCGTTTGTTTTAGGACAAACAGATTATGATTTTACAAAAACAAATGACGCTCCAGTGAAAACTGTTACTGTTACAGGTTTTTTTATGGATGATACAGAAATTACAAATTCTGAGTATCAAATTTTTGTGAATTATGTAAAAGATTCTATCGCTCGTACAGCTTTGGCAGATAAAGCAGAATCTTTAGGTTTTGATCCTATGAATCCTAGTACTGATAACGATGGAATTGGAGCTTATGCGTACGTTTCTGGATCTGAAGATGGAGAAGGAACACCATATGATGAATATCTTAAAAATAGTAATACAGGTAGAGATGGACATTCATTGGACGCAAAAAAAATAAACTGGAAACAACGCTTAGAGTGGGATAAATACAAGTATCCAGATGTAGATTACGCAGAAGTAATGGAAGGACTTTACTATCCACCAGAAGAGCGTATGAATGGAGAGAGACGTATTGATACGCGTAAATTAAATTATTCTTATGTAACAGTTGACCAGGCTGCTGCTGCGAAAAAACGTGGTACGTTTCGCGTAGATTTTAGAAAAGAATTTAGTTTAAATATTTATCCAGATACAACAGTTTGGGTAAGAGATTTCAACTATTCGTACAATGATCCAATGCACCAAGATTATTTCTGGCACAAAGCTTATGCAGATTATCCTGTAGTTGGAATTAATTGGAATCAGGCGACTGCTTTCTGTGATTTCCGTACAAGATATCACAATACAGCTCTAAATAACAAAAAGAAAAGAGGAAGCCAAGTTAAAGTAATAAGTTATCGTTTACCAACAGAAATTGAATGGGAATACGCAGCGAAAGGTGGTTATGAAAATGCCCCTTATCCTTGGGGTGGACCGTATTTGGTAGATGATAGAGGATGTTATTTAGCGAATTTCAAACCAAAACGTGGAGATTATTTAGAAATTAACGATGGTAAGAAAACAGGTTATATGTACACAGCACCAATCAAAACTTTCAAAGCGAATGGATATGGTCTGTACGATATGGCGGGTAACGTTGCAGAATGGACAAGTTCTCCTTATAACAGATCTTCTTACACTATGTCTTCAACGCTTAATCCTTCAATTACAATGTCAGGAGAAGTAAATAGAAGTGTACGTGGTGGATCATGGAAAGATGTCGGTTATTTATTAATGACTTCATCAAGAGATTGGGAACACAAAGATTCAGCTAGAAGTTTTATTGGCTTCCGTACAGTTCAATCTTTCCCAGAAGGATCTAAAGTAAATTACAGAAAAACTAAATAA
- a CDS encoding arginase family protein — protein MYNDFLKPVSEELQDFAKCCNSFALGTSIKFRKDVLETAENTNDKIAIIGVTESRSKQKDLIEDVDFSLIRTQLYELQMGNWSIDLYDFGDVNYYEDKHETEKVFREVTKGLIQDGFSVVILGGNPSLGYQQYRAYDELVDKINYLTIDHKLRLGKDEAQTTETNYLTKIISNEPFNLLDYTNIGFQTYFVAQEKLDLLDQLNFEAVRLGVISENLKEIEPYSRDIHAALLNLSSLQGSDFSSSKNMTPNGFTSREICALTRYLGFSNKLSSLYVCDYIENYKKLDHLLIAQMIWYFIDGKNHRPEIKSFDDTQYFEKIFVPTEGYNYIFYRNTVTNQLWIEVDNTIDGERKFEIISCSEKDYEQALNGEIPNRWWKYFKKFY, from the coding sequence ATGTACAACGACTTTTTAAAACCCGTTTCTGAAGAATTACAAGATTTTGCGAAGTGTTGTAATTCTTTTGCGTTAGGTACATCAATTAAATTTCGTAAAGATGTTCTTGAAACAGCAGAAAATACGAATGATAAAATTGCAATAATTGGTGTGACTGAATCTCGTTCGAAACAAAAAGATTTGATCGAAGACGTAGATTTTAGCTTAATTCGAACTCAATTGTACGAATTACAAATGGGCAATTGGTCGATAGATTTGTACGATTTTGGTGATGTTAATTACTATGAAGATAAACATGAAACCGAGAAAGTTTTTAGAGAAGTAACAAAAGGATTGATCCAAGACGGATTTAGTGTAGTTATTTTGGGAGGAAATCCAAGTTTAGGATACCAGCAATATCGTGCTTATGATGAACTTGTTGATAAAATAAATTATTTAACTATTGATCACAAATTACGTTTAGGCAAAGATGAAGCGCAAACAACAGAGACTAATTATTTAACTAAAATTATTTCGAACGAACCTTTCAATTTATTAGATTATACAAATATTGGTTTTCAGACGTATTTCGTAGCGCAAGAAAAATTGGATTTGTTGGATCAGTTAAATTTTGAAGCTGTTCGTTTAGGAGTTATTTCAGAGAATCTAAAAGAAATAGAACCTTATTCAAGAGATATTCATGCCGCTTTGCTTAATCTTTCAAGTTTGCAAGGTTCAGATTTTTCTTCTTCAAAAAATATGACACCAAATGGTTTTACATCGCGAGAAATTTGTGCCTTAACAAGATATTTAGGCTTCAGCAATAAATTGTCTTCACTTTACGTTTGTGACTATATCGAGAACTATAAAAAATTAGATCATTTGCTTATAGCACAGATGATTTGGTATTTTATTGATGGAAAAAATCATCGCCCAGAGATAAAAAGTTTTGACGATACACAATATTTTGAAAAAATTTTTGTTCCTACAGAAGGATATAATTATATTTTTTATCGAAATACAGTAACTAATCAATTGTGGATTGAAGTTGACAACACAATTGATGGAGAACGAAAATTTGAAATTATTTCGTGTTCAGAAAAAGATTATGAACAAGCCTTGAATGGAGAAATACCTAATAGATGGTGGAAGTATTTCAAAAAATTTTATTAA